A region from the Rosa rugosa chromosome 6, drRosRugo1.1, whole genome shotgun sequence genome encodes:
- the LOC133714148 gene encoding ultraviolet-B receptor UVR8-like, with translation MNDGGDVNMEEGGGGEKGVLMWGYLPGALPQRSPLLSPTVVRPGGDYSWRDVFGGGCGFAMAISESGKLITWGSTDDLGQSYVTSGKHGETPEPFPLPAEVSLVKAAAGWAHCVAVTDTGGVYTWGWKECVPSGKVIAEASTSANFEKDVLERQSSFLTDQVSPRSQGSRSTGGTMSATEARGAGEESSKRRRVSSAKQAAESSLSGDETLSALPCLVTLNPGVRIANVAAGGRHTLALSDMGQVWGWGYGGEGQLGLGSRIRMVSTPHPIPCIKSSSYGIMNSEEHSFRVPGSYVKGIACGGRHSAVITDAGALLTFGWGLYGQCGQGSTDDELTPICVSSLLGIRIESVAAGLWHTVCISADGDVYAFGGNQFGQLGTGADQAETIPRLLDAPILENANAKIVSCGARHSCIITEDAKVFGWGWNKYGQLGLGDVIDRNIPAQVIIDGCVPKNVACGWWHTLLLAELPT, from the exons ATGAATGACGGCGGAGATGTGAATATGGAGGAGGGAGGGGGCGGAGAGAAGGGGGTGTTGATGTGGGGTTATCTTCCCGGAGCTCTGCCGCAAAGGTCGCCGCTTTTGTCGCCGACGGTTGTGCGGCCGGGTGGTGATTACTCCTGGAGGGATGTGTTTGGCGGCGGTTGCGGCTTCGCCATGGCCATTTCTG AGTCTGGAAAGCTGATTACATGGGGTTCGACAGATGATCTGGGTCAAAGCTATGTGACATCTGGGAAGCATGGG GAAACACCGGAGCCTTTTCCTCTTCCAGCTGAAGTTTCTCTAGTTAAGGCAGCTGCAGGTTGGGCGCATTGTGTTGCAGTTACAG ATACTGGAGGAGTTTACACATGGGGATGGAAAGAGTGTGTTCCCTCTGGGAAGGTCATTGCTGAAGCATCTACGAGTGCAAACTTTGAAAAGGATGTATTGGAAAGGCAGAGTTCTTTCTTGACAGACCAAG TTAGCCCTCGCTCTCAAGGCTCACGGTCCACTGGTGGAACCATGTCTGCTACTGAAGCTAGAGGAGCTGGAGAAGAAAGTTCAAAGCGAAGAAGAGTATCTTCAGCAAAGCAAGCAGCTGAAAGTTCATTGTCTGGTGATGAAACTCTCTCAgcattgccatgtcttgtgaCTTTGAACCCAGGAGTTAGAATAGCCAATGTTGCTGCTGGGGGACGCCATACTCTAGCATTGTCAG ATATGGGACAGGTGTGGGGATGGGGATATGGAGGTGAAGGGCAGCTTGGTCTGGGCTCACGGATACGTATGGTGTCCACCCCTCATCCTATTCCTTGTATCAAGTCCTCTTCTTATGGGATCATGAATTCAGAGGAACACAGTTTCAGAGTACCTGGAAGTTATGTCAAAGGGATTGCCTGCGGAGGTCGACATAGTGCAGTGATAACAG ATGCTGGAGCACTACTTACTTTCGGTTGGGGGCTTTATGGACAG TGTGGGCAAGGAAGTACAGATGATGAGCTAACCCCAATATGTGTCTCTTCGTTACTCGGTATCCGGATAGAGAGTGTTGCTGCAGGACTGTGGCATACTGTCTGCATATCAGCTGATGGTGATGTTTATGCATTTGGGGGGAATCAGTTTGGACAGTTGGGAACTGGAGCTGATCAAGCTGAG ACTATTCCAAGACTTTTGGATGCTCCTATTCTGGAAAATGCGAACGCAAAAATTGTTTCCTGTGGAGCTCGTCATAGTTGCATTATCACTG AGGACGCAAAAGTGTTTGGCTGGGGATGGAACAAGTATGGCCAG